Within Candidatus Saccharibacteria bacterium, the genomic segment CTTAAAACGATCTGAGAGATTGCCGTCAAACGACCAGTAGCCTTTACCGTTTGGATCAAATCGAGAGAAACGCCCAACGTGATTATCGCCATCATGTCCAGTTTTTTTACTCACTCGATAAAACAGGTAATCACCATATACAATTATGTCGTTCAGCTTTCCATTCCGAAAATCCGCAGCAGTATATAGCTTAGAACCCGGTTCATTTTCTATGGCCAGCATCATCTCATATGCACCCACGATTCTTCCACTCGACCATGCGGCTTTAGGCCGATTTGTTGTAAGAACATAACCGGCATCTGTGTCTATTTGCCAGGCCGCTCCGGCGCACCACGGCCAGTCACGACCTTCCCTGCCTTCCATAAAAAGTTTTGCTGGCAGACCATCATTATTACCGGTTTTTTCCCTAATATTCATTTGGAGGTATGCTTCGGCTTTAATCTCAACAGCCTTTGAATAAGCTTTTCGAGATGGTGTTAATACCGATACAGTTTCCGCTGGCTGTAGTGTCGGGGCAGTTGGCGCTTCCGACTGGGATTGATCCAGTGGATTTGGGGCTACCCCAAGTGGTGTAATTACGGTCGCGAGTGGTGCGGGGGTACCAGGTGCATCTACAATATAATCATCTACGCGTTTGATTCCTGAGAAAAGTGTCGTGGACAAATCTCTTGTGAGTGGGTTGGTTGCTCCACCCATCCGATCCAGTGGTGTAATTTCGACAGCTGGGACAAGCGCACTCAGCGGTTGTGTCGGCAGTTGTTGGCTGACATTATAAGTCCCTACGAGCGGTTGACTACCCTGGAGGTCAGGTGTAGTGCCGGGTGCCGAAGCCACAGTGCCACTGGGAAATTGAGCAATCCGAGACAATGCTTCGAACGGTGAAACAGTAAGCAGTTGTTGAGGTGTGGGGCTACTCACTATTTGGGGCGCAATTGTGACGCTTGCGACAGGTACAGTACGAGGATTTGCTACTTCTGCTGCGTTTATACCTAGTCTGGGGCTGGGCTGGGGACTGGCTACTTGAACTGGGGTACCCTGGGACAGCAAGGCAGTTGTTTCGGTTCGGGCTCCTGGGGTGTCTGAAACGACGGTAGCTGGGCGTAAGTCGGGTATACCTGCCCAACCTGTGGTAATGCGCCGACTGTCCGGCGTCATGGTCGCTCCAGCAACAATTGCTGTCTGATTCAGGCTTGTCTCCCCAACCGGCACTACGGTTGCAGGTGTACCCGTGGTCGCAAGTCGACCGAGCGGAGCAGTTGGTGATAATACATTTGTCCGAGACTCGGTGGATGTTGAACCTATTCCTGCAGCTAAACTTGGTAAACCCTGACCCGTCATTCTCTGGACGATACTTTCAGGAAGAACAATCTTCGGCGGTGCTTCTAGGATAGTGGGCTCAGTAGAAATACCCCCGATTTGACCGGGTACTAGGGCGGCCCCAACAATCGGGTTCGTAGGCAGTATGCCACCGGACTGTGGCTGCCAGTTTGCTATCAGTGCCAAGTCGCTCCCACCGGCACCCGACTGTACGGCAAGAGAGAGAAGAACGCCAGCTCCTGCTGCTCTAACAGACCCTGGGGGCATATGAGTATCGGCCGTCAAACGCGCAGGCGGTGCGAGCTGCGCGATGTGCCTTGCTAAACTATTGGGGTCATAATACATGAGTTTCTCCGGCTAGGACGTTTTTACCCATTTATGTTACTGTGCCTCCGTCAGTTGGCATGTAACTATGTGAGGGGTTGCAACAAGCTGTTTAGTGGCTGGGTCGGTCGATTGAACCATAAGACCGACATATACATTCGGAACATTCGGACTATCTGGTTTCATTGTGTAGGGCGCAATTGCGTAAGCATTTTCAGCTGTCAAAAGATCTTTGGCCGGTATGTCGGTACTATCACGAAGAAGCCACCCGGCATGGACCTGAGCCTTTTGCACAACGGCTGCCATGTCATCCCTGCACATCTGTGCCGTCTCTAGTGCACGTTTTTTTTCTGCCTCACTTGCACCTTTTTTTACCACCGTCATTGAGGCAACAATATCCCCAAGGGTTAGTTTATTGACTTGTTCTGGCGTGACTGGTTTGGCTAGTCCTGCCTTATCAGTATAAGTAGCGCCGTACGCGTCCGTAAAACCTTCGACACTATATGTAAATGTGGGGAACACGACAATATGCCCGTCTTTCCCCCGAGCAATTTTTCCGGCGTTCACCGCATAACTACCAAGTACTTGACTATTCGCGCCTTCCCGGCGAAGCGATGCGGGGATTTCACGTGGCTTGGTCTGTAATGGTGCGGCCATCCAGCCAGTTGCGCACCAGCCCGAGTCACTTTTTATACAGTAGCTGTTTATGTGACCTAAAAAATCGCTACCCAAATCTCTACCCATATAGCCGGCGACACCAAGAACAGTGCCTAAGCCAGCGGCAATCACCTTGCGCCTTGTGATAAACCGATTGCCGGAGCCGCCCAGCACGTAAATCACCGATGGAGTTCCGCTGCCATAGCCGTTACCATTAGCTGGCAACAGATCGCTCATGTTAAACTTTTTGCCTTTAGCCATCACATACTCCAAACAGATCTATTCTAAACTTCATCTTGCTAACCCGCCGCCATTAACTTACCAGTTCCGCAACTCACTTTTGTTGGGTTAGCGACAACACTCCACCGTATAGTTGTGTCCTCAAGCCCTTCGATCTTTGTCGTTGTTCCTGTCATGCTCGCAATACGAGCATTGAGAATTGCTTGGTATTTTTCAACACGTTTTGCATCTGAGGTAATATGTACCCTAAAGCTGTCGCGGATTGGTTTTTCTTCCGATATTTGTCCCGGTTGTTTTGGCTCCGGATATTGATCAGCAAATGCTTGGGTTATCCTATCCCTGACGACCTTGTCCGAACCATAGATCTCTAGGAGTCCGCCCAAAGCCACTTTAGCAATTTCACGCTCTACAGCCTGCAGAGACATCCCGCCATTTTGGAGCGCTTCGAGCGGACATGCTTGGGCATTAACCGAATCGACGATAAGAGCAGCTAAAGCTGTCCTTAGAACTGCCTCGATTTCATCTTTCCCTTCAGTGTCCATATTTGTTTTAAAAAACCCACCATCATCATTCTTCCAGAGTTGTTCGTTTGCCAGGCCACCCGCCTCCTCTCCAGCTGCCACTCTGGTGGAGCAGACCTCGATAGGCTCAGTAAAAACTTTTACCTTTACTCTATCTAGTCCATCAGCGACAATTGAGGTCTGGAGCGTTGATTTTGGTGGTATGCCGTTTATGCCTCCCTTGTCTGCCAGATCGGTACCAAAACAAACTTGATACCTGGCTGTTACTACTTTTTCATTGTTCTTGTTCCAGGTTATATTTGAACCAGGACCCTCCCAAAATCCTTTCCATTTTTCATTGTCGATCCTGACGTTTGCTTCACCTTTGAGAGTCATGGCGACTTCACCTAAAACATGTTTTTGGATAGTATTGACCGGAAATTCACGTTCTTTTACCGGGGCTTGCACGGTAGCTGTTACTTCAGTATGACCCGTATCCCAGCCGAAACATTTGCTAATACTACCTGCTGTATTATTTCCAGTTACGACCTCGGCCGAGCAATTGACACCATCACGAAAACCAGGCACAAAAGCATATACTGATGCAACTGATGCAAGTCCTACTGCAACGCATCCGGCTGCTACCTTACCCATAATTGACCTACGCTTGATTTATAAACTTGTAATAGTTGTGTGTGTAACATATCGCTCAGTCCTTTCTTATACTATGCAAATCACAATTCGTAGCAGCAGCACCAACCGGAAGTACCTTAAAAGCCACCGGCACGGTTTCGCCTGGAGGAACTACCCCTGTTTTTGCCAACAAATCTTTCGCTAAACGATGAAGTTTTTCTGCTACTATTCTGCAGGCCTCTAGGTTTGCGGGGTCAGCCAGCGTTCGGGGTGCGTCAGCAAGATTCGTTGCTACCGGCGAAAAAGTTATTTCGCCATTTGTGGCCTGTTGCGCTTTACTGACGTCAAGGCAGAGTGCCGTCTTAAGCGTAGTCGAAGCGGCCGTTGCTGCAGGGCCATGAATGATAATCTCTTTACCCATCTCAGGACAACCGTTAGTGTTATCCGATTTCAACTTTGACAATGCTTGTGCGCCAACTGCAGGCGAGACAAAAATACGTCTTTCAACTGGTTTAGAACCATTGTTGTCTGTTGGACGAGCAAACGCATCAGGACCGATGACAATAAATTTACCTAAAATGCCTAGTTCAGTTGGCTCTACTCCGGCGATTGCCAAAAAGGAATCTGCCTCGGGATGATTTATAACAACTTCGCCGCCATGCGCATAAACATCTGCCACTCCCACCGCAAAAGCAGCCCCACAAAAAGCTAAAGACCCCGCCACTATTCCATTTAGGGCATTCATAGTAATGTTATATACCAAATTAGAATAATAGTAAACTCTTGTGTAATATATTATTTACAACAGCTGCCTAACTCTGCTAAATATTTCTGTCACTGACCCATTACTGTTACAAATGAAAACCCCTTCTCCCGATACCAAGAAATAATTCCAGGTAACGCGGCGACGGTATTACTCCTGTTGGACGTTAACTCTGACTCCGGTTCCCCACTTGCCTTGTTTGTATGAAAGAGCACTATGGGATTATTGATACCATTTACCTTCGTTGCAGCAGCATGAATTGCTGCCGTAGACGCTTCGGTCGTACGGCTGGACTGCCGGTAGTCAAGTGTGTCAACTGACCACATAACCACACTCTTACCGAGTTTATTTGACGCAGATATCACATTTGTTTGGAACCCACCGGGCGGGCGAAAAAAACAATCCGGCTTGCCGGTTAAGCCGGTCAGCGCATCTTCCGTTTGCTTAAGTTGACTTTGGAGAAAGGCTGGTGTCCACCCGCCCATAACTTGCGTGGGATAACGATGATCATAAGAATGGTTAGCCACTTGCATACCCGCTGCTGCAAGTCTGCTGATTTCATTCGGAAATTTTTTGACATTTTCTCCAGTTACGAAAAAGGTTGCCTTTACACCCTCGCGCTGCAAAACTGTAAGCACATCCATAGTGGCATTACCAGGGCCATCATCAAACGTTAGCGCAACGGTCTTGCCCTGACCCGGAGCATACTTTATTGGCTGTTTCACCGGCGGGGGGCACACAAGTTTTGACGGAGTTGTTGAAACAGGGGTCTGCTGACGATTTGAGGGTGCCGTATCTACTGGTTTCGCTGGTTGCAGATATATCGTTACTGGCGCATCAGCCAGGTTTGGCGCGCCTGGATACGCCGAGACAGTCGAGCTGCCGCCGTCCCCTTTAACAAAAAAATCATAGGCCGGCGCTGCTCCAACAACGAGCGTCACGCCCAAAGCAATTGCTGGCCATCGTCTTTGCTCAACATTATGTTCATTTGTAGGTTTAAAACCTTTCGTCATCCTCGCCTCACAGCTTTTTAATGGTACATAGCAGCCCTCCAGGTCCCTTTGAAGTAGGACACTAGCCAGAAAGGCTAGTGCATATGAAACGGTATAGAAAAATCCCTAAAATAAGTCGATCCAAATCTACAATAGTAGCTATGGGTCAAAAGTATGGTCATTTAAGCTACGAAGATCGAGTAAAGATAGAGCATTGGCACAGGGGCGGCAAAAGTATTCGCTACATAGCGAGCGAGTTGGGGCGTAGCCCCAATACTATTAGTTATGAATTGAAGAATCTAGCGGTCTCTGGTGAGTATGTTGCTCGTAAAGCCAGTGTCAAGGCATACCAAAAACGCTACTGGGCGCGTACATCGAGTAATAAGGTAGCAAAAGATAAGACACTGCGCCAATACGTTGACGACAGTCTCGACAAAGGCTGGTCACCTGGTGAGATCGCTGGCAGCAGTGACTGTCCTGTTTCAAAACGGACTATCTACCGCTATGTCACACTCTATTCCCTGCAGCACAAGCTGTACTTTAAGGGTAAGCCGAAACGGAGAAAGGCCATGTACCGACGTGGGCTCATTGGCGAACGTAAATGGATTGAGGAACGGATACTGTGCGACGAAGTTGGTCACTACGAGCTTGACTTCATTGTCAGCCCAACGAGAAGCGGCAGTAAAGCTGTCCTACTGGTGGCCGTCGACACCCTAAGCAAACGAACCCTTATCGAGCTGCTCCCAAACCGAACCAAAAAAGAGCTCTCACGAGCTCTGAAGCGGATGTTTGACGGCATTGTCGTCAAGACCATACTGACCGACAATGACATCGCCTTCACCTACTGGAAACATTTCGAGCAGCTGCTCGGAGCACCGTTCTTTTTCACCCATCCCTACCATAGCTGGGAGAAGGGCTTAGTCGAGAATACGAACAAATGGATACGTCACTTCATACCGAAAAAAACAGACCTGAGCACGGTTACCAAAGAAACCATCGCTACAGTACTAGCGTACCTAAACGAACGCCCAAGACAAGTCTTGGGCTACAGAACTGCGAATGAAGTATACTTAGAGAGATTAACAATACAGGTTTAGTGTCCTACTTGGGGGTATCCTGTACGAGCCCTAGCATCATAAAATAATAGTACCATAAATGATTATGTGCAAATAAATGATCTAATCAGCTTGTTGCTGGCACCGCGCTGGGGTCATTTCTGCCACGGCATACGCCTGATAACTTCATAGCTCGATCATGAATATCTGAAGATATTTTGGTATTTTATAAATATGTAGTATAAATACTATACTTATGGGATTTCGCAAATTCGTGGCCGTGGCAACCTTGGGTAGTGTTTTAGCCGGTTATGCGGGCTACAAAGGCCTCATCGAGCCAAATCAAATACCTGAAGATTTCGGCATCAGCAGCGTTGACTTTCCCATACCTCAGAAATTAGGGCAAACAGGCATAGCTGGGGGCGAAACAGGTTTAATCTGCGCTGCAGACACAAACCCCTGCACTAAAGCAAATGCACTTGGTGTCATGGCTACTGCTACGACTACCGTGAAGAC encodes:
- a CDS encoding polysaccharide deacetylase family protein, translating into MTKGFKPTNEHNVEQRRWPAIALGVTLVVGAAPAYDFFVKGDGGSSTVSAYPGAPNLADAPVTIYLQPAKPVDTAPSNRQQTPVSTTPSKLVCPPPVKQPIKYAPGQGKTVALTFDDGPGNATMDVLTVLQREGVKATFFVTGENVKKFPNEISRLAAAGMQVANHSYDHRYPTQVMGGWTPAFLQSQLKQTEDALTGLTGKPDCFFRPPGGFQTNVISASNKLGKSVVMWSVDTLDYRQSSRTTEASTAAIHAAATKVNGINNPIVLFHTNKASGEPESELTSNRSNTVAALPGIISWYREKGFSFVTVMGQ
- a CDS encoding IS30 family transposase, whose translation is MGQKYGHLSYEDRVKIEHWHRGGKSIRYIASELGRSPNTISYELKNLAVSGEYVARKASVKAYQKRYWARTSSNKVAKDKTLRQYVDDSLDKGWSPGEIAGSSDCPVSKRTIYRYVTLYSLQHKLYFKGKPKRRKAMYRRGLIGERKWIEERILCDEVGHYELDFIVSPTRSGSKAVLLVAVDTLSKRTLIELLPNRTKKELSRALKRMFDGIVVKTILTDNDIAFTYWKHFEQLLGAPFFFTHPYHSWEKGLVENTNKWIRHFIPKKTDLSTVTKETIATVLAYLNERPRQVLGYRTANEVYLERLTIQV